The genomic region GTGGAAGACGTGATCAAACGCGGGGTTGAAATGGCCATCGCCAAAATCCGGCCCTTTCTGCAGCGGGACGGCGGCGATATCGAACTGGTGGACGTGAGCGACGGCATCGTCAAGGTGCGCCTCACCGGCGCCTGCAAAGGCTGCCCCATGAGCCAGATGACCCTGAAGCAGGGCGTGGAAAAGGCCATCATGCGGGAAGTGCCGGGCGTGACGGAAGTCCAGGCGGTGATGTAATCTTGTTATGGGAGAGGGGGCCAGGGGTCACGGACCCCTGCCCCCT from Desulfobaccales bacterium harbors:
- a CDS encoding NifU family protein, with translation MKRGVEMAIAKIRPFLQRDGGDIELVDVSDGIVKVRLTGACKGCPMSQMTLKQGVEKAIMREVPGVTEVQAVM